GCCGGCGGCTGACCGGCAACCGCTTTTCTGTCCCGCGCAATTTAACCGCTAGGCCACCCACACCATCGCGCGCCAGCGCTTCGACTCGGGAGAGCGATACCAAAGCGTTGCGGTGGATGCGGAGGAACCGCTCGCCAAATTCGGCCTCCAGGGTTTTGAGCGGCTCCTCGATGACGAGCTCTCCCCCCGTCCAAACTACCGTGACGTACTTCTGATCCGCTTGGAAGTAAAGCACCTCATCCACGGGCACAAGCCTCAGGCTGCCGCCTACC
This sequence is a window from Pseudomonadota bacterium. Protein-coding genes within it:
- a CDS encoding LytTR family transcriptional regulator, with protein sequence VGGSLRLVPVDEVLYFQADQKYVTVVWTGGELVIEEPLKTLEAEFGERFLRIHRNALVSLSRVEALARDGVGGLAVKLRGTEKRLPVSRRLTGQVRRCLKSMTRAEEGLPADAYGPD